TGCCCGCCGAGCTGGCCGCGCTCGCGGCGTGGTGCGAGGACCACGGGGTGCAGCTGATCAGCGACGAGATCTACCACGGCATCACCTACGACGGCGGCGCCGGGACGAGCGGGACCGAGACGAGCGGGACCGCGGTCCGCGCGTCGTCGGCGTGGTCGACCAGCCGCGAGGCGGTCGTCTTCTCCTCGTTCTCGAAGTACTTCTCGATGACCGGGTGGCGCATCGGGTGGATGCTCGTGCCGCCGCGGCTGCGCCGCGCGGTCGACGTGCTCACCGGGAACTTCACGATCTGCCCGCCCGCCCTGGCCCAGCGGGCCGCGCTGGCGGCGTTCACCCCGCAGGCGTACGCCGAGTGCGACGCCCACGTGCTGCGCTACGCCGACAACCGCGAGGTCCTGCTGGCCGGGCTCCGCGACCTGGGCGTCGACCGGCTGGCACCCGCCGACGGCGCCTTCTACGTGTACGCCGACGTCGGTCACCTCACCGACGACTCGATGGCGTTCGCCCACCGGCTGCTCGCCGAGACCGGGGTCGCGCTGACGCCGGGCATCGACTTCGACACCACCGAGGGGTCCCGCTTCGTGCGGCTGTCGTTCGCCGGATCGCGTCAGGACGTCGAAGTTGCCCTCGAACGGCTGCGTCTCTGGCTACCGTGAAGTGCCCGCCGGACTTGTCCGGTCCGTCCCCCCGTGTCCCGAGGTGCTCGATGCGTCGTCGTGTCCCCACCCCCACCCTGTTCCGAGCCCGGCACTCCAGCCGGCGCTCCGGCCCCCCGTCGGGCGTGCGCCCGGTCGGCCTGGTCGCCGCCGCCGTGGTCGCCGCCCCCCTGCTGGCCGCGCCCGGAGCGTCGGCGGCCGCCCCGTCGGTGTCGTGGTCGGACCGGTCGGTGGTCGCCGGCCGGGCGATGACGGCCACCGTCGGACCGTCGAGCGTGGACGGTGCGGCGGTCGGCCTGCAGCGCAAGTTCCCCGAGGGCTGGCGGGTGGCGGACGGCACGCCGCGCGTGACCTCGGGCGGGCTGGTCCTCGACGTGCCCACCGACCAGTACGGCACGTTCTCCTTCCGCGTCGTCGCCACCAAGCAGGGCAGCGTGTCCGCCACCGACCCGGTGAAGGTGACCGTCAGCCCGCCGTACGCCCCGGCCGGGAGCGCCGCCTCCCACTCCTTCATGACCAACCCGCGCTGGCTGTGGGACTCCTGCTCCGGCCCGATCACGTGGAGGTTCAACCCGGCCTCCGCGCCGAGCGGCGGCCTCGACCAGGTCGCGGGCTCGTTCGACCGGGTGCACGCCGCCACGGGCCTCGACTTCGTCTACGCCGGCACGACCGACGTCACCCCGCAGCCGATCGACCCAGGCGCCTCGGGGGCCGACATCGTGGTGGGGTGGATCGGCGGCCAGAGCTTCGCGCAGCGCCACGGCTCCGCGGTCGGGGTCGGCGGAGCGGCGTACTGGACCGACCACCGCCTCGCCAACGGCACTCGGGTGAAGCGCGCCTTCGAGGGCGGCGTGGTGCTGAACGCGGGCTACAACGACCGGATGGGCAGCGGGTTCGGCAGTGGCGTCACCTGGGGTGACGTGCTCATGCACGAGATCGGGCACGTGATCGGGCTGGGCCACGTCAGCTCGGACAAGCAGATGATGTTCGGCCGGGTCACCGCCCGGGCGGCCCGGTGGGGCGCCGGCGACCTCGCCGGATTCCGCAAGGTGGGCGACACCATGGGGTGCGTCACCGCGGTGAACCAGCGGGCGCGCACCGAGCCCGTGCGCGTCGTGGCCCGCCACTGACCCCGGACGCACGAGCAGCCCGGCCCCCACGGGGACCGGGCTGCACGCACGTGGACGCGAGGCCTCCGGACCGGAGGCGTCGGGGCGGTCAGACGGTGGAGTGCTTGCGCTTGCCCAGCACGCCCTCGGCGGTGCCGATGAGCAGGACCGCGGCGATGACGGCGAGGACGAAGCCGAGGAAGTCCAGCTCCCAGATGGAGCCGGTGCCGATCAGGTAGGCGATGGTGCCGCCGATGAGGGAGCCGACGACCCCCAGGAGGAGCGTCGCGACGATGCCGAGGTTCTGTCGGCCGGGCTTGATGAGACGTGCGAGGGCGCCGATGACGAGGCCCGCGACGAGGAATCCGATCATGAGTGAGTTGTTCCCGCCCCAAGCGCCCCGTGAACCACATACCCACCGGTAGTAACGCTGTTGTCAGTCGCCGCTGCCCTCGAGCTCACGAGACGAGCAGCACGCGATCAGGACGCGGGCTCGGAAAGCGCCCGAATCGGTCGCGCCCGGGTTACGGTCGGTGGACAGGAAGCGGGCGTTGTAGGTGTGTTCCTGTCGCTGCCACCACCTCCCAGGAGCACTCCATGACCGCTGAGCCCCCGTCCGACCCGCGCCCGGACCGGCGTACGGCCGCTGCACCGGACGCCACGCACGCCCGCCCCCGCGGGCTGATGCACGACCACGAGGTCGGACGCCGACGCTTCCTCGGCTACGTGCTGGGCGGGGCCACCCTGGTCGCCGGCGCCGACTTCCTGCTGTCGCCCGTGACCGCGCCCGCGGCTGCGGTCGTGCCCTCGGGTCCGCAGCCCGCGGAGGCCTACGACCTGCTCGACTTCCTCAACGACTCCACCCGCCCGACCGCGAACCTCATCCAGGTCGAGGTCGGTGAGGACGGGCGGGCCTCCTTCGCGCTGCACCGCATGGAGGTGGGTCAGGGCATCACCACCGCGGTCGCGATGCTCATCGCCGAGGAGCTCGAGATCCCCGTATCCCAGGTGGACGTGACGCTCGCGCCGGCCCGCCCCGAGCTGGTCTTCAACCAGCTCACCGGCGGCTCGCAGACCATGTTCACGACGTTCGCGCCGATCCGGGTCGCCGCCGCCACCGCACGGCTCGCCCTGCTCGACGCCGCCGCGATCCTGCTCGACGACGAGGTGGCGAACCTGGAGTCGAAGGAGGGCGTGGTCACCGGCCCGTCCGGCAGCCTGACCTACGGCGAGATCGTCACCCGGACCGCGTCGTTCCCCGAGGTCACCCGCGAGATCGAGCTCAAGGGTGCCGAGGACTTCCAGGTCATCGGTCGGCCCTACGACCGCATCGACGCGCGCGACGCCGTCACGGGCCGCAAGGACTTCACCACCGACCTCCAGGTGCCCGGCGCGCTGCCCACCATGGTCTGTCGCGCCCCCACGCTCAACGGCACCCTGGTGCGTCTGCTGAACCGCAGCGAGGTCCTCGCCATGAGCGGCGTCAAGGACGTCGCCGAGATGGAGTTCGGGGTCGCCGTGCGTGCGCGCACCTTCGGCCAGTGCATCGACGCCGTACGACGCGTGCGGGCGCGCTGGGCGGACGGTCCGGTGGCCGGTCAGAGCGACTCCGACATCGCCCGCGAGCTGCGTGCGGCCGAGGTGCCGCTGACGCTGCCGGACGGGGCCCCGTCGATCCCGGGGACGGCCACCACCCTGACCCGCGACATCCTGTTCCACTTCCGCAGCAACTCGGCGATGGACACCAACAGCGCGATCGCCGACGTCCGCGCCGACAGCGCGCGGATCTGGTCGGGCATGAAGTCGCCCATCACCGCGCAGGAGAAGATCGCGCTGGCTCTGGGACTGAGCCCGACGCAGGTCGAGTGCAACGTCGTCACGGCGGGTGGCTCCTTCGGGCGTCGGCTCTTCTACGACGGCGCCATGGAGGCCGCACTCATCTCGAAGAAGATGGGCAAGCCGGTCAAGCTCATGTGGCACCGCGCCGACGACGCCCGCGCCGGGCGCGGCCACCCGATGTGCACCTCCCGCGCCCAGGCCAACGTCCTGGCCGGCGAGGTCGTCTCCTTCGTGCAGGAGCACACCTCGGTGGAGACCGACTACCGCCACGGGCTGGGCGAGGTCATCACGGCGCTCTACACCGAGAGCCCGGGCGGGACGCCGAACCAGACCTTCTCGCAGACGGTCTTCCAGCTGACCCAGGACCTCGGCTACAACGTCGGCGCGGTCGCGCAGAACCTCACCGAGGTCGACATGCGCTTCAACACCGGCTCGATGCGCAACATCTACTCCCCCGACGTGCGCTGCACCGCCGAGCTGCTGATGAACGACCTCGCCGAGGAGCTCGGCAAGGACGCCCTGGAGCTGCGGCTGGAGCTGGCCAAGGACGAGCGCGTCCGGGGCGTGCTGGAGGCCGTGGCCGAGGCCGGGCAGTGGGGTCGCTCCCTGCCGTCGGGTGTCGCCCAGGGCATCGCCATCCACAAGGAGTACAAGGGCGCGTCCGCCGCGCTCGTCGAGGTCGACGCCCGGCCGCGCCAGGTCAACCGCGACATCCGCGAGGCCGTCACCGGTCCGCGCGTCACCCGGGTCACCTTCGCGATCGACGTGGGTCAGGTGGTCAACCCGCGCGGGCTCGAGGCCCAGATGCAGGGCGGCATCAACGACGGCATCGCCCTGGCGCTGACCTCGAGCATGCACCTGCGCGACGGGCACTTCCTCGAGGCCAGCTGGGACAACTACTTCTACACCCGGCAGTGGAACACCCCGCCGAAGGTGGAGGTCATCCTCGTCGACAGCGGGACCGACGTCACCGGAGGTGCGGGAGAGGCCGGCGTCGCCTCGACGTTCGCCGCCGTCGCCGGCGCCTGGGAGAAGGCCACCGGCCGGCGGGCGACGTACTTCCCGGTCAACCACAAGGAGCTCAGCTTCACCCCCAAGACCTACGTGCCGCCGATCCCCCCGTCGCCACGCAACGGCCTGAAGCTCACCTACTGAGTCCCGACGATCTCGAACGAGGAAGAACCATGCCGAAGCACACCTTCAAGCTCAACGGCGAGACCGTCACCGTCAAGGTCGCCGACGACGTCCGGCTCCTGTGGGTCCTGCGCGACATCCTCGGGGTCACCGGCCCCAAGTACGGCTGTGGCATCAACGTCTGCAAGGCCTGCACGTCGCACATCAACGGCAAGGCGTTCAACCCGTGCGCCGTGCCGATCGACCAGATCAAGCGCACCGACGAGATCACCACCATCGAGGGCCTGCCCGACGCCCCCGACGGCGGTGGCGGTGACCTGCACCCGATGCAGGAGGCCTGGCTGGACCGTGACGTCGCGCAGTGCGGCTACTGCCAGCCCGGCCAGATCATGGCTGCGGTCGCCCTGGTCCGTCGGGCCAAGCGACAGGGTCGCGAGATCACCGACGCCGACCTCGACGGCATCCGCAACATCTGCCGCTGCGGGACCTACACGCGCATCCGCGAGGCCATCAAGCAGGGTGCCGAGCAGATGTGACGGCCGGGGCGCGGCCCCACGCCACAGGACGAAGCCCTGTCCCGCGTTCGCGGGACAGGGCTTCGTCGATGTCCTGAGACATCACACGGCGGTGGCGGAGGGATTTGAACCCTCGGTGGGCTTTCACCCACAAACGCTTTCGAGGCGTTCTCCTTAGGCCGCTCGGACACGCCACCGCGGACGAGGGTACTAGAGGTCGGTCGAGGCGGAGAAATCGCCCCTCAGCGGACGATCGGCGCCTGGCCCCGGTCGCCCCGCGCGCCGCGGCGGGCGCGGAAGAACTCCCGCAGCAGCTCGCCCGCCTCGACCTCGAGCACGCCCGAGACGACCGCGGGCCGGTGGTTGAGGCGAGGGTCGCGCACGGCGTCGTACAGGGAGCCGGCGGCGCCGGCCTTCGGGTCGTGGGCGCCAAACACCAGCCGGTCGACGCGGGCGAGCACGATCGCGCCGGCGCACATCGTGCACGGCTCCAGGGTGACCACGAGCGTGCAGCCGTCCAGGCGCCACGACCCGCGCACCTGCGAGGCACCGCGCAGCGCCATCACCTCGGCGTGGGCGGTCGGGTCCTGCTCGGCCTCGCGGCGGTTGCGCCCGGTCGCGATCACGCTGCCGTCGGCGTCGAGGACGAGTGCGCCGACGGGCACGTCCTCGGTGCGCAGGGCGTCCAGGGCCTCGACCAGCGCCCCGCGCATCGGCTCGGTCCAGTCGCCGCCGGACACGTCGTACGTCGTGCTCACGAGGCCGGGGCACCCAGGGTCGCGTCGTACGCCGTGGCGAAGCCGACCTCGCGGGCCACCTGCTCGAGGATCTCGTCGGGGTAGAGGTCGTAGTCGTCGAGCAGCGCGCCGAGGGCGCTGGCCGGCATGCCGAGGTCGGAGACGATCGCGAGGTCGCCGGCCGGCATCTGCTCGTCGTCGACGGCCGGCAGCGGGATGCCCAGCTGCTCGACCACCGAGCGCGCCAGCGCCCAGTCGTGCGAGGCGGTCACGTCGCTGAGAAGCCAGCGGGCGCTGTCACCGCTCACCCGCCCCAGCACGAAGAACTCCTCGTCGACCGACACCAGGCCCAGCGAGCCGAAGTCCCCGGGCCAGCGACGCAGCTCGGCCGACAGCATGTCGGTGTCGTGGAGCCGGTCCTCGTCGATCTCCTCGATCCGCCAGACGCCCTCCTCGCAGAAGACCGCGAGCGCGAAGTCGACTCCGTCCTCGACAGGCTCAGCCACCACGGCCTCCTCGACATCGCACGCCGGCGTCCGCAGGAGCAGCCGCCGCCTCGATCATGGCACCTCCCCGCACGGGCCCACCAGAGCCGGGCGGCTGGACCGGACCGGCGCGAAGTTGGCTACGGTGAGCGCCATGCGCGTTCACGTCGTCGACCACCCGCTCATCTCGCACAAGCTCACGACGCTGCGCGACGCGGACACCGACTCCCCCACGTTCCGCCGGCTGACCGAGGAGCTCGTGACGCTGCTGGCCTACGAGGCCACCCGCGACGTGCGCGTCGAGCCGGTCACGGTGCAGACCCCGGTCGCCCCGGCCGAGGGCGTGCGACTCTCGGTGCCGCGGCCGCTGGTGGTGCCGATCCTGCGCGCCGGGCTCGGCATGCTCGAGGGCATGACGCGGCTCATCCCGACCGCGGAGGTCGGCTTCCTCGGGATGGCGCGTAACGAGGAGACCCTCGAGGCCATGACGTACGCCGAGCGGCTGCCCGAGGACCTGTCGGGACGCCAGTGCTACGTCCTCGACCCGATGCTGGCCACCGGCGGCACGCTCGCCGCCGCCATCCGGTTCCTCGTCGACCGCGGCGCCGACGACATCACGGCGATCTGCCTGCTGTCGGCTCCCGAGGGCGTGGCGCGCGTCGAGCAGGACCTGGCCGACGTCGACGTACCGGTGACGATGGTGACCGCCGCGATGGACCAGAAGCTCAACGAGAAGGGCTACATCGTGCCCGGGCTCGGGGACGCCGGCGACCGGCTCTACGGCCTCGCGCAGTAGCGCCACCGCTCACTCGGGGGGCTCGAGGCCTTCCTCGCTGCAGAACTGCGGTGAGGTGTCGCCGGCGACGTCGACCGACGCGATGCGTCCGTCCGCGTCGAGCGTGAGCCCGATGATCCCGCGCGGCTGACAGCTGGTGACCGTCGTCGGACCGAGGACGACAACGGCGCCGCCCGCCGGCGCGGTCGGGGTGCGTCCGAAGCGTCCCGGGTACGTCGTGCCGACCGGGACGTCGACGGCGTAGGACAACAGCTGGATCGCGGAGACGCCACAGGCGTCGCTCAGCCCGGCGCAGACCGCCCAGGCGTCGCGGTCCATCAGGTCGGTCGGTGTGGCCTCACGGACCGGGTCGCCGCGGTCGAGGAGCGTGACGCTCTCGGCGAGGGGCGGCGGGCCCTCGACCTCGTTGTCGGCGAAGGCGCGCAACGCGTCGGCGGTGTCCTGCTGAGGCGAGAGTCCCACCGCGCCGCTCGTTGCCCCGACCGGCAAGAGGCCGTCCGGGTCAATCGTGCGGACGACGAGGGCGTCGATGCCCTCCTGCTCGTCGGCGTACATGTCGAGCAGGAAGCACGCCCGGGTCTCGTCGCCGCGCTCGTAGACGACCCAGGCGCTCGTCGCGGGCCGCCCCTGCACCGCACCCGGGAGCGTCTGCGAGTCGCCGACCCGGCAACCGACCGGGCGGTCGCCGACGCCGACCTCCCGGGAGAGGTCCCCGTCGGCTCCGGCACGCTCCTGGTAGCGGTCGTCGGCGACCGCACGGAGCGACGCCACCGGTGAGCCCTCCACCCAGGCGCCAAGGTCCTCGGGCGACGCCACCGTCGACTCCGCACCGTCGACCCAGGTCCGCACCTCGCCGGCGAACGGCGGCGGGCGCTCGCCTCGTGCGAAGTCCAGCAGCGAGAAGAACTCGGGCTGCGAGCTCGTGCACTCGGCGTCCTCGGGGAAAATGGTGACCTCGAGCCGGACCGACGTCGTCGCGGTGATCGGCGCTCCGGCTGCCGGCTCGGTGCCCAGGGCGCGGCCCGGAGAGAGGCACTCGGGCACCGCGACCGTGACGAGGTTGCCGACCCCGGCGACCTCCAGCGCGGCCAGCGCCTCGCCCTCGGTGAGGCCGAAGACGGCCGGGACGGTGGTGCCCGGCTCCGGAGCGGGCTCCGCGTCGTCGACCTCGAGGCCGGCGGTCTCGACGGCGACCTCGAGCGGGCGCTTCCCGAACTCACCGGCCACGGTGAGCTGGGCGCACGGGGCGTCCGCTGCGTCGTACTCGATCGCGTAGCGCTGGACGGTGGTCCCGGCGCCCACGCTCGGCACGAACGCGTCGCCGTCGCAGCCGGGCTCCTGCTGCTCGAGCGTGCGCCAGGTGCGGGGGATCTCCGGCGCCCAGTCGATGGCGGCCCGCAGCGCCTCGAGAGCGGACGGTGAGCCCCAGGCGGCCGGGTCCGAGGCGTCGGGCACCTCGCGACGCTCGCCGTCGACGTACGCCGTGAGGGGACCACTGAGCAGGCTCGGGGAGTCGAGCTCGCCGGTGGCGAGGCCGAGCAGCTGCCAGGGGAGGGTGAGCTCGGGTGCGCAGAACCCCGCGGCGTCGAAGTCCGCCACCTGGAGGGTGACCACCGAGCCGGGCTCCATCCGCACCCCGGTGCCCGGCAGCGTGCCGAGGGCCTGTCCCTGCGGATGGCACGCCGGGCGCTCGACGACCCGGACCTCCAGACCGGCGTCGGTGAGGATCCGGGTGGCTTCCTCGCGCTGGTGGCCGAAGACGCTCGGCACCGTGCCCGGCTCGATCTGCGCCGGGTCGACCGCCGGGTCGGGCGTGGCGTCGTCGTCCAGCGCTGCGACGCCGGCCCACACGCCGACCCCGGCCACCAGCACACCGACGGCAGCCACGAGGAGCGGCCACGCGCGGCGGCGTACCGGATCGACGGGCGCGGCGGGGCCGACCTCGATGGTGTCGGCGGCCTGGGCGAGCAGGGCGCGGGCGTCGTTCTCGGTGAGCATCAGCTGCTCCTGACGATGTCGGAGACGTGGTCGCTGGCGGCCAGGGCGGCCAGCGCGCGGGCGGTACGGGACTTGACCGTGCCGGGAGGCACGCCGAGGACGCGGGCGGTCTCGGCCTCGGACAGGTCGGCGTAGAAGCGCAGGACGAGGACCTCGCGGTGGTCCTTGGTCATGGCCGCGAGCGCGGCGCGTACGGCGAGGCCGGTGGTGGGGTCGGTCGTCGTGGCCGCCGGCTCGGGCAGCTGCTCGGTGGGGTGCTCGCCGGTCCAGCGGCGGCGCCGGCTGTCGCGGAACGAGTTGAGCAGCACCCGGTAGACGTAGGCGTCCGGCCGGTCGGCGGCGATCCGGTCCCAGCGCGGCAGGCACCGGGCGAGCGTGACCTGGACGAGGTCCTCGGCGTCATGGGGCGGGCACCCCATCAGCACGGCCGAGCGGACCAGGGCGGTCCGACGCGCAGCGACGTACGCGTCGAAGTCCTCGCGGGAGGCGTCGCCGGGCACGGTCACGACACTAAGACCGCCGAGCCCCCCGCTCCGGTTCCCTCAGGCCGCAGAAATCGTTCAAAAGAACGTTCAGAACCCGACTGTCAGGGCGTGACAGGGGTTCTGAACGTTCTTTTGAACGAAATGTGCGCGGGCGCGGGTGGCTCAGAGGGACTCGACGGTCTTGAGGACCTTGCCGAGGGAGTCCTTGGCGTCGCCGAAGAGCAGCGTGGTGGTGGGCTCGAAGAGCAGCTCGTTCTCGATGCCGGCGAAGCCGGGGCGCATCGAGCGCTTGAGGAAGACGACCTGGCGGGCCTCGTCGGCGGCCAGGATCGGCATGCCGTAGATCGGGGCCGTCTTGGTCGTCTTCGCGGCCGGGTTCACCACGTCGTTGGCTCCGACGACGAGCACCACGTCGGTGTGCTTGAACTCGGAGTTGATGTCGTCCATCTCGACGAGCTGCTCGTAGGGCACCTGGGCCTCGGCGAGCAGCACGTTCATGTGGCCGGGCATGCGGCCCGCGACCGGGTGGATGGCGTAGTCCACGCGCACCCCGCGCGCCAGGAGTACGTCGACCAGCTCACGCAGGGTGTGCTGCGCCTGGGCCACGGCCAGTCCGTAGCCCGGCACGATGATGACCCGGTCGGCGTAGGCCAGCAGGATGCCGACGTCCTCGGCCCCGGCCGACTTCACGGGCCGGTCGGAGACCTCCCCGCCGCCCAGCGTCGAGCCGCCCTTCAGCGCACCGAACATGATGTTGGTGACCGAGCGGCCCATGGCCTTGGCCATCAGCAGCGTCAGGAACGTGCCGGACGCACCGACGAGCGTGCCGCCGACGAGCAGCACGGTGTTGGACAGCACGTAGCCGCCGGCGGCCACGGTCAGGCCGGTGAACGCGTTGAGCAGCGAGATGACGATCGGCACGTCGGCGCCGCCCACGGGCAGCACCAGCAGCAGCCCGAAGGCCAGGCCGACCAGCAGCAGCACGACCGCGATCAGCATCGAGGGCTCGAGGACCGTCATCACCGACAGCACCAGCGCGGCGACGATCAGCAGCGCGAACGCCACCGGCAGGCCCGGGAAGACCACCGGGCGGGAGGTCATCAGCTCCTGCAGCTTGGCGAAGGTCACCAGCGAGCCGGAGAACGACACCGAGCCGACGAAGAGCGTGAACGCGGTCGCGGCGAGGTCGAAGCCGGGGATCGAGGCGTCGACGCCCGGGGGCAGACCCTCGACGATCGCGAGGAGCTCGTGCAGCTCCAGGGCCGCGACCAGGGCGGCCGCGCCACCACCGACGCCGTTGAACAGCGCCACCATCTGAGGCATCTGCGTCATCTGGACCCGCTGGGCCCCGAAGACGCCACCGATGGTGCCGAGGACGATCGCGCCGAGGATCAGGGGCAGGTGCCGCAGGTTGTCGACGTACAGGAACGGCAGGATGCAGGCGACCGTCGCGGCCGCGGCACCGATGAGGTTGCCCGCACGCGCGGTCTTGGGGCCGGACAGTCCCTTGAGCGCGAGGATGAACCCGACCGCGCAGAGCAGGTAGACGAGCTGGACCCAGGTCGGCATCAGCGCGCCCCTCCGGTGGAGCCGCCGGTGGCCGGGCCGGCCTTGGCGGGCTTGGCGGGCTTCTTGCGCGAGAACATCTGCAGCATCCGGTCGGTCACCACGAAGCCGCCGACCATGTTGATGGTGGCGAGCACGATCGCGACCAGGCCGACACCGACGGCCAGGCCGTCGTCGGTCGAGCCGGTGACCAGGATCGCGCCGAGCAGGATGACGCCGTGGATGGCGTTCGCGCCCGACATCAGCGGGGTGTGCAGGGTCGAGGACACCTTGGAGATGACCTCGACGCCGACGAAGACGCTCAGGATGAAGATCGTCAGCCAGACGACGCCCTCGCTCATGCGCCTGCTCCTTCTCCACCGGCCGGGGCCGGGTCGGGACGGGGGCCCTCGAGGGCCTCACGGGTGGGCTCGTGCACGATGCGCCCGGCG
This DNA window, taken from Nocardioides sp. HDW12B, encodes the following:
- a CDS encoding pyridoxal phosphate-dependent aminotransferase gives rise to the protein MVAPRSYDALESRLRVASRADVPPFHVMDLLAAAAARQRSHGDLVNLVAGQPSTRAPGPVREAAKRALDGDLLGYTESVGIPELREAIAGHHRSWHGIEVAADDVVVTTGSSGGFLLAFLAAFEAGDRVAIARPGYPCYRNVLTALGCEVVELPTGPAERFQPTVAMLEELQARGEPVQGLVVASPANPTGTMLLPAELAALAAWCEDHGVQLISDEIYHGITYDGGAGTSGTETSGTAVRASSAWSTSREAVVFSSFSKYFSMTGWRIGWMLVPPRLRRAVDVLTGNFTICPPALAQRAALAAFTPQAYAECDAHVLRYADNREVLLAGLRDLGVDRLAPADGAFYVYADVGHLTDDSMAFAHRLLAETGVALTPGIDFDTTEGSRFVRLSFAGSRQDVEVALERLRLWLP
- a CDS encoding matrixin family metalloprotease — its product is MRRRVPTPTLFRARHSSRRSGPPSGVRPVGLVAAAVVAAPLLAAPGASAAAPSVSWSDRSVVAGRAMTATVGPSSVDGAAVGLQRKFPEGWRVADGTPRVTSGGLVLDVPTDQYGTFSFRVVATKQGSVSATDPVKVTVSPPYAPAGSAASHSFMTNPRWLWDSCSGPITWRFNPASAPSGGLDQVAGSFDRVHAATGLDFVYAGTTDVTPQPIDPGASGADIVVGWIGGQSFAQRHGSAVGVGGAAYWTDHRLANGTRVKRAFEGGVVLNAGYNDRMGSGFGSGVTWGDVLMHEIGHVIGLGHVSSDKQMMFGRVTARAARWGAGDLAGFRKVGDTMGCVTAVNQRARTEPVRVVARH
- a CDS encoding molybdopterin cofactor-binding domain-containing protein, producing MTAEPPSDPRPDRRTAAAPDATHARPRGLMHDHEVGRRRFLGYVLGGATLVAGADFLLSPVTAPAAAVVPSGPQPAEAYDLLDFLNDSTRPTANLIQVEVGEDGRASFALHRMEVGQGITTAVAMLIAEELEIPVSQVDVTLAPARPELVFNQLTGGSQTMFTTFAPIRVAAATARLALLDAAAILLDDEVANLESKEGVVTGPSGSLTYGEIVTRTASFPEVTREIELKGAEDFQVIGRPYDRIDARDAVTGRKDFTTDLQVPGALPTMVCRAPTLNGTLVRLLNRSEVLAMSGVKDVAEMEFGVAVRARTFGQCIDAVRRVRARWADGPVAGQSDSDIARELRAAEVPLTLPDGAPSIPGTATTLTRDILFHFRSNSAMDTNSAIADVRADSARIWSGMKSPITAQEKIALALGLSPTQVECNVVTAGGSFGRRLFYDGAMEAALISKKMGKPVKLMWHRADDARAGRGHPMCTSRAQANVLAGEVVSFVQEHTSVETDYRHGLGEVITALYTESPGGTPNQTFSQTVFQLTQDLGYNVGAVAQNLTEVDMRFNTGSMRNIYSPDVRCTAELLMNDLAEELGKDALELRLELAKDERVRGVLEAVAEAGQWGRSLPSGVAQGIAIHKEYKGASAALVEVDARPRQVNRDIREAVTGPRVTRVTFAIDVGQVVNPRGLEAQMQGGINDGIALALTSSMHLRDGHFLEASWDNYFYTRQWNTPPKVEVILVDSGTDVTGGAGEAGVASTFAAVAGAWEKATGRRATYFPVNHKELSFTPKTYVPPIPPSPRNGLKLTY
- a CDS encoding (2Fe-2S)-binding protein; amino-acid sequence: MPKHTFKLNGETVTVKVADDVRLLWVLRDILGVTGPKYGCGINVCKACTSHINGKAFNPCAVPIDQIKRTDEITTIEGLPDAPDGGGGDLHPMQEAWLDRDVAQCGYCQPGQIMAAVALVRRAKRQGREITDADLDGIRNICRCGTYTRIREAIKQGAEQM
- the tadA gene encoding tRNA adenosine(34) deaminase TadA; this translates as MSTTYDVSGGDWTEPMRGALVEALDALRTEDVPVGALVLDADGSVIATGRNRREAEQDPTAHAEVMALRGASQVRGSWRLDGCTLVVTLEPCTMCAGAIVLARVDRLVFGAHDPKAGAAGSLYDAVRDPRLNHRPAVVSGVLEVEAGELLREFFRARRGARGDRGQAPIVR
- a CDS encoding tRNA adenosine deaminase-associated protein is translated as MAEPVEDGVDFALAVFCEEGVWRIEEIDEDRLHDTDMLSAELRRWPGDFGSLGLVSVDEEFFVLGRVSGDSARWLLSDVTASHDWALARSVVEQLGIPLPAVDDEQMPAGDLAIVSDLGMPASALGALLDDYDLYPDEILEQVAREVGFATAYDATLGAPAS
- the upp gene encoding uracil phosphoribosyltransferase, coding for MRVHVVDHPLISHKLTTLRDADTDSPTFRRLTEELVTLLAYEATRDVRVEPVTVQTPVAPAEGVRLSVPRPLVVPILRAGLGMLEGMTRLIPTAEVGFLGMARNEETLEAMTYAERLPEDLSGRQCYVLDPMLATGGTLAAAIRFLVDRGADDITAICLLSAPEGVARVEQDLADVDVPVTMVTAAMDQKLNEKGYIVPGLGDAGDRLYGLAQ
- a CDS encoding PASTA domain-containing protein, producing MLTENDARALLAQAADTIEVGPAAPVDPVRRRAWPLLVAAVGVLVAGVGVWAGVAALDDDATPDPAVDPAQIEPGTVPSVFGHQREEATRILTDAGLEVRVVERPACHPQGQALGTLPGTGVRMEPGSVVTLQVADFDAAGFCAPELTLPWQLLGLATGELDSPSLLSGPLTAYVDGERREVPDASDPAAWGSPSALEALRAAIDWAPEIPRTWRTLEQQEPGCDGDAFVPSVGAGTTVQRYAIEYDAADAPCAQLTVAGEFGKRPLEVAVETAGLEVDDAEPAPEPGTTVPAVFGLTEGEALAALEVAGVGNLVTVAVPECLSPGRALGTEPAAGAPITATTSVRLEVTIFPEDAECTSSQPEFFSLLDFARGERPPPFAGEVRTWVDGAESTVASPEDLGAWVEGSPVASLRAVADDRYQERAGADGDLSREVGVGDRPVGCRVGDSQTLPGAVQGRPATSAWVVYERGDETRACFLLDMYADEQEGIDALVVRTIDPDGLLPVGATSGAVGLSPQQDTADALRAFADNEVEGPPPLAESVTLLDRGDPVREATPTDLMDRDAWAVCAGLSDACGVSAIQLLSYAVDVPVGTTYPGRFGRTPTAPAGGAVVVLGPTTVTSCQPRGIIGLTLDADGRIASVDVAGDTSPQFCSEEGLEPPE
- a CDS encoding SigE family RNA polymerase sigma factor, with the protein product MPGDASREDFDAYVAARRTALVRSAVLMGCPPHDAEDLVQVTLARCLPRWDRIAADRPDAYVYRVLLNSFRDSRRRRWTGEHPTEQLPEPAATTTDPTTGLAVRAALAAMTKDHREVLVLRFYADLSEAETARVLGVPPGTVKSRTARALAALAASDHVSDIVRSS
- a CDS encoding NAD(P)(+) transhydrogenase (Re/Si-specific) subunit beta, producing the protein MPTWVQLVYLLCAVGFILALKGLSGPKTARAGNLIGAAAATVACILPFLYVDNLRHLPLILGAIVLGTIGGVFGAQRVQMTQMPQMVALFNGVGGGAAALVAALELHELLAIVEGLPPGVDASIPGFDLAATAFTLFVGSVSFSGSLVTFAKLQELMTSRPVVFPGLPVAFALLIVAALVLSVMTVLEPSMLIAVVLLLVGLAFGLLLVLPVGGADVPIVISLLNAFTGLTVAAGGYVLSNTVLLVGGTLVGASGTFLTLLMAKAMGRSVTNIMFGALKGGSTLGGGEVSDRPVKSAGAEDVGILLAYADRVIIVPGYGLAVAQAQHTLRELVDVLLARGVRVDYAIHPVAGRMPGHMNVLLAEAQVPYEQLVEMDDINSEFKHTDVVLVVGANDVVNPAAKTTKTAPIYGMPILAADEARQVVFLKRSMRPGFAGIENELLFEPTTTLLFGDAKDSLGKVLKTVESL